The following DNA comes from Kluyveromyces lactis strain NRRL Y-1140 chromosome E complete sequence.
ACCTTGAAGAAAGTGACTCAGCAGTACTTGGAAGTatcaaaaaatttgaaacGTGATTATACATCACTACTTGTATGCTGGTGCAGCGAAGAAGTGGATAAGCACTTCCAGCTCATGGAAAGAGAACTATCGAATTCATCTACATTGTCCGTACAAGCAATCAAGATAACTAGAAAGCAGATAGATGAACTCAAACCTGTCGGGATGGACTACGTTTACAAACTCGATGACTTCATTAGGAGAAACAATAACAGGATTCTATAACGTAATATCTATGTGTATATTTAGTTAATCAATCGGCATACATTGATTCGGCATATCTATCAGATGAAGTACAACATAGttttatcatctttagCTTTGTTTCTTTCTGTCCGTTACTCGTGATTGTACCGGAATGTTCTAGTTGATAATTATTTTCACAGTAACATTGGAGCTTTAAATACCAAGATTTAACCAGGAGTTACATACCTCATCGCGACACCAATTCTCCACTAAAGAGCTGGATTCTGTAATTCAAGGTAGTGATAACTATAGTAAAGCTGTCAATAATTGCTTCGGATAGCTGATAAGAAAACTCGCAAATCAGTGATATAGGAGTTGTATTATGGAAAAGCTTTTACATTGGTCAATTGCTAACGCACAAGGAGACGACGAAGCTAAGGCTAGGGCTGGTCAGCCAGACCCTAAACTATTGGAACAGCTATTTGGTGGTGGTCCAGACGAGCCTACTTTGATGAAACATGCAATGGCCGTGATATCCAATCCAGAAGCTACTTTAGAGAACAAATTAGTTGCATTTGACAACTTCGAAATGTTGATTGAGAATTTGGACAACGCGAACAACATTGAGAACATGAAATTGTGGGAACCATTGATTACTGTTTTGGATGACCCTGAACCTGAATTGCGGGCCTTTGCATTGTCTGTCACTGGTACTGCTGTTCAGAATAATGATCAGTCGCAAAATAACTTTGCCAAGTACGATGGAGCACTAGCAAAAGTGATAAAACTAGCATCAGGCCGTGCAGAAGACGCGCAAGTGAGAACTAAGGCCTTCTATACCTTATCTAACTTGATCAGACACAATAAGTTGATATATGATCAGTTCAACCAGTTGAATGGTCTTCAGATCATTGCGCCAGTCTTGAAGGATGCTAATGCAAGCGAAAAATTAAAGTTAAGAGCGATGGCACTTTTATCGACTGTCTTGACTGTTGCTGATATGAACGCAGATTTCTTTGCTCTACTGCGAGCTTACAATATCATTGAGACGACTCTAGAGTTCTTGCATCCTGAGTGTAACTTATATTTGATCGACAGAGTActcaacttcttctcaCAACTTATCAATGTCGGTTTTGAGTTCTCTGCTACAGAACTTGAGAAGCTTAAGGTTGGGGTGAAGAACATTGAACCCGTAGAAGCTCAAttgaatgaagatgattACAAAACTGTTCAGTATGTATCTAAGTGATCTAATAGCACCCTAAAagataatttctttctgttttaCATTAACTAACTAAGGCTTACcattattttatttatagCACTTTCAACTACCACCTAGGCCACAAGAGAGCGAAATATTGATGCCTTCAAATGAATAAACGATTCAATCCGTGAATATCAACTCATTTGGGTCATCAGATGTGTATAGAGTATGCAAAGCCCTCTCAAGAGATTTAGGCATTAGAGGCTTATTGTCATGACTTTGGGCGACATATCCCGCCTTCATATCATTCATCATAGACTGGAAAGACTTGTAATGCGTAACAACTCTCTTTGCCTTTGGTTCGTTCACATGGGCAACTTGTTGAAGGAAACTGTACAACACGTCAGTTGGAGATTTTCCACTCTTCACATTTAAATGAGACCACTCTTTATACTTTACTGAAACGTCGTAACGCATCTTACCCACTACCCACACAAGATTTTTCATCCAATGAGAAAATTCATTCAAGTTTTCTATAGGGAACACATCAACGTTTGCATATATTGTAACCTCGTTTATGATTCTGTCTAAATTTTTGGACTTTATGTTTAGTTCTCTCatctttgtttcttgtgTAGATCTTCGTCTCGTCTTTGATTGGCTTTGACTTGATGCGCTTCCTGACAGTTGTTCTAATACCCGATCCTCATGTTGTCTATTCTCCATATTGCATAACTTCTTTCTTAAAGCATTTAGTCCATACATTACTACGATGACCTTCATACCATTTTTTGAGAACTGTCGAATTTCATCCCATAGACCTCTCTTATCAGTCCTGTATCTGTGAAAGAATGGTAATGCCTCATACACCAACACACATATCGACTCATTTGCAATCACCTCATCGCAGGGATAGAATACGCCGTGAGTCTGATCATAAATAGATCTACACTTACGCTTGAATCTGATGATAGGAAACTCCTCATAATTTTGTATAATTGTCAAAGGTTTgagttcttcttcaaacgATATATGTTTAGAATGTATGAGTTCCATAACTTTATTATTAACGGTTAATATCATTTCATTGTAAATAGTCTCCTCCGTTCTAGAAACTTTGTTGCATTCATTGTAGAGCTTTCTCATTTCTGATGTACCTAAGCACTTCTTGACCATCTCGGAGTACTCTTGATCTGTAAAAGGTCTTGCGTTTACCATTGGTTTGACCTTATCAAttttctcatcttcaacgTGTCTAGGTTGTCGCAGGGCCAACTTATTTGAACTGACAGGTGTAGATTGAGAAGAGTGTTGTACAAATAAAGGCTTTTCTTGTCGTGTATTAGTTAtatcatcgtcttcatctgaTTCAATTACAATAGAATCGTGTTCATAATTAGATTCGCTATGATAGCTGTTAGTTTTGGTATCCAATGATCTTTGTTGTCTAATGTGTGTATCAGAGACTAGAGTTCCATACAAATCATGGCAATCCTCCATATACTTAGTAAGATCCAACGCAACACTTGAAACATCCGCCGTGGCTTTGTTCTGTGGTTTTTTGAGCTTTCTCGTAAGGTATGGATCAAACTTCGGAGGTTGTACTTCGCGATATGATCTTTTATTGGCAACTGTCGTTGATAACTGTAAGGGTGACTTGACTGGTAAGGTTGATCTAGACGAAGGTGACTTATTAGGTGTTGGAGATGACGCTAGTTGGTAGTTGAATACCTGGGACATCTTCTCCAATGGAGAAGACTGAGGTAACGGTATGATATACTTGCCAGATTTCACTTCGCTTTCAATATTCTTGTGTATTACTGACCGCTGATTTGAAACAAGTGGAGAAGCTTCCTCGTCATCACTTAATGCTGATATTGATAAGCCACTATTCTCAATTTCATCTAAAAGACGAGATTGGGATCTTTTAAAAGTTTGAGTCTGAGGCTGAGAAGCCGGCTCATTGTCCGATTCTATCGCGGTATCATTTTGGAATCTGCCCTCCACTTCTAAGGAAAAGCTGACACTCACACTATTCTCAAGCAGCACCACGTCATCATCCTCTACATTACGTTGTCCCACCGAATCGCTGAGTGACCTAGCCAAAGAGTAATGGATTGGATCCGAAGCTGGCGGTCCTTCTCTTTCCCCTTCTGATGAAATTAGTACCACAACACCGTTCGCAGTTCCTTCATTACCCACTAAAGACTGCTCTGTAGtatcattgatatcaatgatattCACTTCATCCATTTGACTATCAGTATAACCAAGGGGCAGTTGTCTATTTCTATCCTATGTTAATGATTCAGTTATTGTTTGGCTTCGAGAGCTCTGTTTACCTTTTTAATGGATTTTAACTGGTTTTCAAAGAAGGTTTCGCGTAAGTGATGAGTCTAATCTGATAGTATGATACAACGAGATATAACCAGATATAGCCTCAGTTTTTATGTAGCATTTAAATGTAGTTCGAGGGAATGTGCGACTACTAACCATTTGAATAGTTACTTGTTTTTGTATCACATGAAGTATTTATGATCTATTAGTTTATACATATTATATCGTTATGATGAAGCCATTTGATCTATTTTCTTAATAGCATCTTCTAAACGTTTACTTGCTGACATTGATATCGCACGTTGGTTAGTActgctttttcttttcatctgtCTCTGTAACTCCTCGCTGAACACCAATCTGAATGCACTTTTGAGATCATCTGGACTGAGTCCGTTCAGTTCATGTTTTTGGAAAGATTCAAGAACTGAGTCCTCATCCATAGAGCAGATACTGAAAAATGTGATGGATTTTGACAAATCTTCGGTATCATTCCCATCTGTTGCACTTTTGCACGCTTGTTGTAAAGCATTCACGTTCCTTAGTAATTTTTTTGCACCGTGCACGTTTAATACCGAAATCGACTTTGATCCTGAGATCAATGCGTGATTCATGAAGTTTGAAATCCCAATAAAAACGAGTAAACTATGATCCTCAGCAAATGATGTTCTTAGCttgttttccaagaaagaaaggtCTGAAACTAATGAACTGATATTCTCGTCCAATTCGATGGATGTAACTTCAGGGTTCCACCTTGATGAGTGCAACATGCAGTTGATGTAATACAAGCAGCGAACACGTACATCGTATCTGACACTTTGTAGTAGTAAATAATGCAAATTGGTGAATTTTTGTGTGACAGCTTCAAATTCCTCTAGGTTATCAGCTGCCAATAAAAATCTCGTTGTACCACCTTTATCAGTAAGATCCGCTTCTGAGACTTCGAAAAACGACCACATACTACGTAATTCTGCATTATTAGCTTGCTTCCGCTTGTCCGATGATTCTGATACATTGTCAGTAtctttaacttcttttttaatACCAGGTAACCACGATGAGATCCATTCAAGAGTAGTGGCAAAATACACTAAGGTATCTATTGTAGAGTCACTAAAGTGATCCGTTTTTTCCAAAGAGCGCCTTTCCTGAAATACCCTAGGACACTGGTTTAGTAACCGCAGAGTTTCGGCATCTATAAATTCGTCATCATTGGCGAATATTTTGCTAGTAATGTCTCCGGATGCTTTATCAGTTAACCATGACGAAACGAGTTTTTTACTGACAACCGTGTTTTGTGTTCCACAAATCGACTGGTAAATACTGTAATAATAACTGTAAAACTTATCAGCAATGGAAACCAACATGTGAGCGACGTTTCTTCTATAAAAGTTTCCTGCATTCGTGGTTTGTAAAAGTTTAAAGTATAACATTTTAAAATCGATTGCACTTTTGAATATAGGTGTACCGTTGAACAATGTTTCGACTGCAAAAGGACTATTAGATTCAACTTGAGATTCATATAAAAAGTTCATTGTCTGGTTAAGTTGAGGCAAAAACTCGACTTCCAtaacattcaaaaagaaagccGTTGATGATGTTGTGGTGTCTTCTAAAGAAGGTGGTAATAAGTCTTTTGATCCTTGAACAAATACCAAGAGGGATTCTAATATCATTCTCATGTTGAAAACTGTTGGTGGAACAAGGGTATCCTCATCCTCGAAACGTTCCTCTGCTAGGTatatattttccaaatcaacATTGGTAGAAAGTGCGAAGCCAGGGAACATGTCAGTAAGCATAGCTTTCAATTCGTTTGCATGGCCCAGTTGGCTACTGTTATCCTTACTGATGTTATTTTGTAAAGAGAATAGTTGGGtttcagttgaagtttttgCTTGCAATAGATTACTGGAAGTTCTGTGTTTATGTCTTCTGTCTTTCGTTATGGAAATATCTTTTGTGTACATTGCTATAAGATCTTTGATTGTCCGTAGGCAGGTTTCCCATATTTCAACGAATGGATATGATACGTTTGATGTGGCAGGTGGCTGGAGAGCTTTTGTTGTCTCATACAATACACGATGCCCTTGGATTGCAgtcaagaatttgataaaaatCTCCCAAAACAATCTACGTATTAGAACACATAGTATGTCTTGGCCAGAGAGTCCAAGAGTAGAGCTGTTTTGTAACGATACCgtcattttcaaaagtgATGGGTGTTTGAGACGCATATCTTCGACAGATTTAGTGATTAtgtttttaatttcattcttacttcttttttgtaACAGATCAATTGCCAGTGACAATTTGTTCATTGCATTTAACGTTTTCATATATGTGTACATTTTGTCGTAATCAGTCTCCTCAGTGACAGcgaattcatcatcttcggAGTATACCTGTCCCAATTTCTTTAGAAAGTctagaagaagttgattcTTTCGGTATGACTCTTCGCTGATATCCTCGTGAATAACATGATGTAAATAGTTTTCTAAACTGCCAAACGTATCTTCATTATTTGTTTTGGCGAACATGTTTTGATCATCAGTTTTATGAGAAGCTTGTTTTGAGTAAACAATCTCAGTGATACCTTCCAACAATAGTTCGAATAACGAATGTTCATGGCTGATAAATTGTTCCTTCACAGGTTTTAAAACATCTAACTGCCATAGATCATGCTCTTTAGCTAAGGTGAAACCGAGATTAAGAGCCTCTTGCGCCTGAGTGAAATCAGAATTGAGCAAAGATTGTTCCACTTTTTGATTGAGCTTAATGACTTCCTCCATTGCAGATAAAGTGCTG
Coding sequences within:
- the SEC8 gene encoding exocyst subunit SEC8 (similar to uniprot|P32855 Saccharomyces cerevisiae YPR055W SEC8 Essential 121kDa subunit of the exocyst complex (Sec3p Sec5p Sec6p Sec8p Sec10p Sec15p Exo70p and Exo84p) which has the essential function of mediating polarized targeting of secretory vesicles to active sites of exocytosis), coding for MDHLQPVTRNRQRALSIRSTTEAEKEAMENSVAKLQADIALLGTEWNRIINKDTNPLELALRFLDETSVGLHHRFDEFIELKSRFAKDLQEVANDHYQAFNDSIASFSKTVYCITDAQDTLADIKNGVNNSLQKLSINDETLNDLNEDFMKQSRMISTLSAMEEVIKLNQKVEQSLLNSDFTQAQEALNLGFTLAKEHDLWQLDVLKPVKEQFISHEHSLFELLLEGITEIVYSKQASHKTDDQNMFAKTNNEDTFGSLENYLHHVIHEDISEESYRKNQLLLDFLKKLGQVYSEDDEFAVTEETDYDKMYTYMKTLNAMNKLSLAIDLLQKRSKNEIKNIITKSVEDMRLKHPSLLKMTVSLQNSSTLGLSGQDILCVLIRRLFWEIFIKFLTAIQGHRVLYETTKALQPPATSNVSYPFVEIWETCLRTIKDLIAMYTKDISITKDRRHKHRTSSNLLQAKTSTETQLFSLQNNISKDNSSQLGHANELKAMLTDMFPGFALSTNVDLENIYLAEERFEDEDTLVPPTVFNMRMILESLLVFVQGSKDLLPPSLEDTTTSSTAFFLNVMEVEFLPQLNQTMNFLYESQVESNSPFAVETLFNGTPIFKSAIDFKMLYFKLLQTTNAGNFYRRNVAHMLVSIADKFYSYYYSIYQSICGTQNTVVSKKLVSSWLTDKASGDITSKIFANDDEFIDAETLRLLNQCPRVFQERRSLEKTDHFSDSTIDTLVYFATTLEWISSWLPGIKKEVKDTDNVSESSDKRKQANNAELRSMWSFFEVSEADLTDKGGTTRFLLAADNLEEFEAVTQKFTNLHYLLLQSVRYDVRVRCLYYINCMLHSSRWNPEVTSIELDENISSLVSDLSFLENKLRTSFAEDHSLLVFIGISNFMNHALISGSKSISVLNVHGAKKLLRNVNALQQACKSATDGNDTEDLSKSITFFSICSMDEDSVLESFQKHELNGLSPDDLKSAFRLVFSEELQRQMKRKSSTNQRAISMSASKRLEDAIKKIDQMASS
- the MMS4 gene encoding Mms4p (weakly similar to uniprot|P38257 Saccharomyces cerevisiae YBR098W MMS4 Protein involved in recombination and DNA repair; subunit of a structure-specific Mms4-Mus81 endonuclease that cleaves branched DNA) → MDEVNIIDINDTTEQSLVGNEGTANGVVVLISSEGEREGPPASDPIHYSLARSLSDSVGQRNVEDDDVVLLENSVSVSFSLEVEGRFQNDTAIESDNEPASQPQTQTFKRSQSRLLDEIENSGLSISALSDDEEASPLVSNQRSVIHKNIESEVKSGKYIIPLPQSSPLEKMSQVFNYQLASSPTPNKSPSSRSTLPVKSPLQLSTTVANKRSYREVQPPKFDPYLTRKLKKPQNKATADVSSVALDLTKYMEDCHDLYGTLVSDTHIRQQRSLDTKTNSYHSESNYEHDSIVIESDEDDDITNTRQEKPLFVQHSSQSTPVSSNKLALRQPRHVEDEKIDKVKPMVNARPFTDQEYSEMVKKCLGTSEMRKLYNECNKVSRTEETIYNEMILTVNNKVMELIHSKHISFEEELKPLTIIQNYEEFPIIRFKRKCRSIYDQTHGVFYPCDEVIANESICVLVYEALPFFHRYRTDKRGLWDEIRQFSKNGMKVIVVMYGLNALRKKLCNMENRQHEDRVLEQLSGSASSQSQSKTRRRSTQETKMRELNIKSKNLDRIINEVTIYANVDVFPIENLNEFSHWMKNLVWVVGKMRYDVSVKYKEWSHLNVKSGKSPTDVLYSFLQQVAHVNEPKAKRVVTHYKSFQSMMNDMKAGYVAQSHDNKPLMPKSLERALHTLYTSDDPNELIFTD
- the FES1 gene encoding Hsp70 nucleotide exchange factor FES1 (similar to uniprot|P38260 Saccharomyces cerevisiae YBR101C FES1 Hsp70 (Ssa1p) nucleotide exchange factor cytosolic homolog of Sls1p which is the nucleotide exchange factor for BiP (Kar2p) in the endoplasmic reticulum), yielding MEKLLHWSIANAQGDDEAKARAGQPDPKLLEQLFGGGPDEPTLMKHAMAVISNPEATLENKLVAFDNFEMLIENLDNANNIENMKLWEPLITVLDDPEPELRAFALSVTGTAVQNNDQSQNNFAKYDGALAKVIKLASGRAEDAQVRTKAFYTLSNLIRHNKLIYDQFNQLNGLQIIAPVLKDANASEKLKLRAMALLSTVLTVADMNADFFALLRAYNIIETTLEFLHPECNLYLIDRVLNFFSQLINVGFEFSATELEKLKVGVKNIEPVEAQLNEDDYKTVQYVSK